One Streptomyces sp. L2 genomic window carries:
- a CDS encoding ATP-binding protein, which translates to MTDDVSGAVIPTGFDMPVEPLRRATHYTGDPGCIAEARAFAAQFLEQLRTEWCAAVDGRTDGEVQLVVSELVTNADRHSNGPYVLELEGTDSAVVVGVYDSSAALPHPYPKDPERIGRHGLEIVHAIAAEVTVERVPVGKRVRARVRLRPDAGPDATG; encoded by the coding sequence ATGACCGACGACGTGAGCGGGGCAGTGATACCGACTGGCTTCGACATGCCCGTGGAACCCCTGCGCCGCGCGACGCACTACACCGGCGACCCCGGCTGCATCGCCGAGGCGCGGGCCTTCGCCGCACAGTTCCTGGAGCAGCTGAGGACCGAGTGGTGCGCGGCCGTCGACGGCCGCACCGACGGGGAAGTGCAACTGGTGGTCAGCGAGCTGGTCACCAACGCGGACCGGCACAGCAACGGCCCGTACGTCCTGGAGCTGGAGGGCACGGACAGCGCGGTCGTCGTCGGCGTCTACGACAGCAGCGCCGCCCTGCCGCACCCGTACCCGAAGGACCCCGAGCGCATCGGCCGGCACGGTCTGGAGATCGTGCACGCGATCGCCGCGGAGGTCACGGTCGAACGCGTGCCGGTCGGCAAGCGCGTCCGGGCCCGCGTCCGCCTGAGGCCGGACGCGGGCCCGGACGCGACGGGCTGA
- a CDS encoding VOC family protein, producing MTTDGFTTCLWFDGKAEEAAHFYVSVFKNSSVGHVTHYTDAGPGTKGDVLTVEFTANGQKFVALNGGPQFTFSEAVSFQIICEDQEEVDHYWAKLTENGGEGGPCGWLKDRYGLSWQVVPRRLMEMVADADQEKASRTMSVMMGMGKLDIAALEKAYRGE from the coding sequence ATGACCACCGACGGATTCACCACGTGTCTCTGGTTCGACGGCAAGGCGGAGGAGGCCGCGCATTTCTACGTGTCGGTCTTCAAGAACTCCAGCGTCGGCCACGTCACCCACTACACCGACGCCGGCCCCGGCACGAAGGGTGACGTGCTCACCGTCGAGTTCACCGCGAACGGCCAGAAGTTTGTCGCGCTGAACGGTGGCCCGCAGTTCACCTTCAGCGAGGCGGTCTCCTTCCAGATCATCTGCGAGGACCAGGAGGAGGTCGACCACTACTGGGCCAAGCTCACCGAGAACGGCGGCGAGGGCGGCCCGTGCGGCTGGCTCAAGGACCGCTACGGGCTGTCCTGGCAGGTCGTGCCCCGGCGGCTGATGGAGATGGTGGCCGACGCGGACCAGGAGAAGGCGTCCCGCACCATGAGCGTCATGATGGGCATGGGCAAGCTCGACATCGCCGCGCTGGAGAAGGCCTACCGGGGCGAGTAG
- a CDS encoding ribonuclease H, which yields MIGRMRERVVAACDGASKGNPGPAGWAWVVSGDDERTPARWEAGPLGRATNNVAELTALEQLLTAVDADVPLEIRMDSQYAMKAVTAWLPGWKRNGWKTSAGKPVANQDLVVRIDALLDGRSVEFRYVPAHQVDGDPLNDFADRAASRAATVQEAAGSALGSPEPPASPDIPARAPRAKSPRRGGTSGGSGGSSRTIKAKFPGRCLCGRGYAAGESIAKNAQGWGHPECRGADA from the coding sequence ATGATCGGGCGCATGCGTGAACGTGTGGTGGCCGCGTGCGACGGGGCTTCGAAGGGAAACCCCGGACCGGCCGGATGGGCATGGGTGGTCTCCGGCGACGACGAGCGGACCCCGGCCCGCTGGGAGGCCGGCCCGCTCGGCCGGGCCACGAACAACGTCGCCGAACTGACGGCGCTGGAGCAGTTGCTCACCGCCGTCGACGCGGACGTGCCGCTGGAGATCCGGATGGACTCCCAGTACGCGATGAAGGCCGTCACCGCGTGGCTGCCCGGCTGGAAGCGCAACGGCTGGAAGACCTCCGCCGGGAAGCCGGTCGCCAACCAGGACCTGGTGGTCCGCATCGACGCCCTGCTGGACGGCCGGTCCGTCGAGTTCCGCTACGTCCCCGCCCACCAGGTCGACGGCGACCCGCTGAACGACTTCGCCGACCGCGCCGCCAGCCGGGCCGCCACCGTGCAGGAGGCGGCCGGCAGCGCGCTGGGCTCCCCGGAGCCGCCGGCCTCGCCCGACATCCCGGCCCGGGCGCCGCGCGCGAAGTCGCCCCGCCGCGGTGGGACGTCCGGCGGGTCGGGCGGGTCGTCCCGCACCATCAAGGCCAAGTTCCCCGGCCGCTGCCTGTGCGGCCGGGGGTACGCGGCCGGCGAGTCCATCGCCAAGAACGCGCAGGGCTGGGGCCACCCGGAGTGCCGCGGCGCCGACGCCTGA
- a CDS encoding RNA polymerase sigma factor SigF, with translation MNTAGIRSEADVVGKTAEDATGGATLPGIADPASVAPRDARELSRQFFRRLTEVEEGTHEYQYARNTLIEMNMSLVRFAAGRFRGRGDDMEDIVQTGMIGLIKAIDRFELSREVEFTSFAVPYIVGEIKRFFRDTTWAVHVPRRLQELRVELARAREELSSRLDRNPTVEELATLMNISVDEVVEAQLASNGYNSASLDAALTADGSEDGEAVLADFIGVEEEGLRLVEDFHALAPLMAGLSERDRQIIHMRFVEEATQAEIGEQLGCSQMHVSRLIKRIITRLRQGMLGELGCA, from the coding sequence ATGAACACCGCCGGGATCCGGTCGGAAGCAGATGTCGTCGGCAAGACCGCGGAGGACGCGACGGGCGGCGCGACCCTGCCCGGCATCGCCGACCCCGCCTCCGTCGCCCCGCGTGACGCACGGGAGCTGTCCCGCCAGTTCTTCCGCCGGCTGACCGAGGTGGAGGAGGGCACGCACGAGTACCAGTACGCGCGCAACACCCTCATTGAGATGAACATGTCCCTGGTCCGGTTCGCGGCCGGACGGTTCCGGGGTCGCGGCGACGACATGGAGGACATCGTCCAGACCGGCATGATCGGCCTGATCAAGGCCATCGACCGGTTCGAGCTGTCGCGGGAGGTGGAGTTCACCTCCTTCGCCGTGCCGTACATCGTCGGTGAGATCAAGCGGTTCTTCCGCGACACCACGTGGGCCGTGCACGTCCCCCGGCGGCTGCAGGAACTGCGGGTGGAGCTGGCCCGGGCCCGCGAGGAGCTGTCCAGCAGGCTGGACCGGAACCCGACGGTCGAGGAGCTGGCCACGCTGATGAACATCTCGGTGGACGAGGTGGTCGAGGCCCAGCTCGCCTCGAACGGGTACAACTCCGCCTCGCTGGACGCGGCGCTCACCGCCGACGGGTCCGAGGACGGCGAGGCGGTCCTCGCGGACTTCATCGGTGTGGAGGAGGAGGGCCTGCGGCTCGTGGAGGACTTCCACGCGCTGGCCCCGCTGATGGCCGGGCTCAGCGAACGCGACCGGCAGATCATCCACATGCGCTTCGTCGAGGAGGCCACGCAGGCGGAGATCGGGGAACAGCTCGGCTGCTCCCAGATGCACGTCTCCCGGCTGATCAAGCGGATCATCACCCGGCTGCGGCAGGGGATGCTGGGCGAACTCGGCTGCGCCTGA
- a CDS encoding VOC family protein, which translates to MAVQPEGTPCWADAMFSDVEGAKRFYGDVLGWTFGDSSSEYGNYTQAYANGKAVAAVVPPMPGQEGQSQWCLYFASPDAAATADKVRANGGEVLMEPMRVGDFGTMCLAREPSGAVFGVWQAGVHEGFEATATPGAYCWAEVFTREPEKADGFLAAVFPYRMKEIEDEAVDFRMFDIGEDTVLGRMRMTDDFPPEVPSYINVYFTVDDCDAAVARAGELGGVLRFGPMSSPFGRFAALSDPQGANFSVIDITTTEGEMPKIKDA; encoded by the coding sequence ATGGCCGTGCAACCCGAGGGAACGCCCTGCTGGGCCGATGCGATGTTCAGCGACGTCGAGGGAGCCAAGAGGTTCTACGGCGACGTCCTCGGCTGGACCTTCGGCGACTCGTCGTCGGAGTACGGCAACTACACGCAGGCGTACGCGAACGGCAAGGCGGTGGCCGCCGTGGTGCCGCCCATGCCCGGCCAGGAGGGCCAGTCGCAGTGGTGCCTGTACTTCGCCTCGCCGGACGCGGCGGCGACCGCCGACAAGGTCCGCGCCAACGGCGGCGAGGTGCTGATGGAGCCGATGCGGGTCGGTGACTTCGGCACCATGTGCCTGGCGCGCGAGCCCAGTGGCGCGGTGTTCGGCGTGTGGCAGGCGGGCGTGCACGAGGGCTTCGAGGCGACAGCGACCCCCGGCGCCTACTGCTGGGCGGAGGTGTTCACCCGCGAGCCCGAGAAGGCCGACGGCTTCCTGGCCGCCGTCTTCCCGTACCGGATGAAGGAGATCGAGGACGAGGCGGTCGACTTCCGGATGTTCGACATCGGCGAGGACACCGTCCTCGGCCGGATGCGGATGACCGACGACTTCCCGCCCGAGGTGCCCTCCTACATCAACGTCTACTTCACCGTGGACGACTGCGACGCCGCCGTCGCCCGCGCCGGCGAGCTGGGCGGCGTGCTCCGCTTCGGCCCGATGAGCAGCCCCTTCGGGCGGTTCGCGGCGCTCAGCGACCCGCAGGGAGCCAACTTCTCGGTGATCGACATCACGACCACCGAGGGCGAGATGCCGAAGATCAAGGACGCCTGA
- a CDS encoding family 2 encapsulin nanocompartment cargo protein terpene cyclase, translating to MNASTAAYRLPGPPNLAHSLRARRTGAIPGLLYRPAVPADPEKVAEVDRRVEDWARRLDLFPAAWLGDFTGFQFGRAVVLQHPGAADLERLTVAGKLLLAENIVDDCYCEDRGGSARGLGGRLILAQSALDPYHGIPELEEEWRHGMRADGPLRSYHFALKDFAVLATPSQTDRFVHDVARLHLGYLAEAAWSETRHRPQVWEYLVMRQFNNFRPCLSIVDAVDGYELPEQVYARPEIQRITALACNATTIVNDLYSFTKELANDPTHLNLPQVVAANDRCGLKAAYLRSVEIHNRIMEAFEEEAALLSATSPLVERYAQGLAAWVSGNHEWHATNTHRYHLPDYW from the coding sequence ATGAACGCATCCACCGCCGCCTACCGTCTGCCCGGCCCCCCGAACCTGGCGCACAGCCTTCGGGCCCGGCGCACCGGGGCGATCCCCGGCCTGCTGTACCGGCCGGCCGTGCCCGCCGATCCCGAGAAGGTCGCCGAGGTCGACCGCCGGGTGGAGGACTGGGCCCGCCGGCTCGACCTGTTCCCGGCGGCCTGGCTGGGCGACTTCACCGGCTTCCAGTTCGGCCGGGCCGTGGTGCTCCAGCACCCGGGGGCCGCCGACCTGGAACGCCTCACGGTCGCCGGCAAGCTGCTGCTCGCCGAGAACATCGTCGACGACTGCTACTGCGAGGACCGCGGCGGCTCCGCGAGGGGCCTCGGCGGGCGGCTGATCCTCGCCCAGTCGGCCCTCGACCCGTACCACGGCATCCCGGAGCTGGAGGAGGAGTGGCGGCACGGCATGCGGGCCGACGGTCCGCTGCGCTCCTACCACTTCGCGCTGAAGGACTTCGCCGTCCTCGCCACGCCCAGCCAGACCGACCGGTTCGTGCACGACGTGGCACGGCTGCACCTCGGCTACCTGGCCGAGGCCGCCTGGTCAGAGACCCGGCACCGGCCCCAGGTGTGGGAGTACCTGGTGATGCGGCAGTTCAACAACTTCCGGCCCTGTCTGTCGATCGTCGACGCGGTGGACGGCTACGAACTGCCCGAGCAGGTCTACGCCCGCCCCGAGATCCAGCGGATCACCGCGCTGGCCTGCAACGCCACGACCATCGTCAACGACCTGTACTCCTTCACCAAGGAGCTGGCCAACGACCCCACCCACCTCAATCTCCCGCAGGTCGTCGCCGCGAACGACCGCTGCGGGCTGAAGGCCGCCTATCTGAGATCCGTCGAGATCCACAACCGGATCATGGAGGCCTTCGAGGAGGAGGCGGCGCTGCTGTCCGCCACCTCGCCCCTGGTGGAGCGCTACGCCCAGGGGCTCGCCGCCTGGGTCTCCGGCAACCACGAGTGGCACGCCACCAACACCCACCGCTACCACCTGCCCGACTACTGGTGA
- a CDS encoding helix-turn-helix transcriptional regulator, protein MIPLRPVTAPEREPGARGEPLWRDLVGEVLRRERRAQERTLKEVADEARISLPYLSEIERGRKEASSEVLGAAAHALGLGLGDLLSRAQGELARRARRNAAPHRPYDGLCMAA, encoded by the coding sequence GTGATCCCCCTGCGGCCGGTGACCGCTCCCGAGAGGGAGCCCGGAGCGCGGGGCGAGCCCCTGTGGCGCGATCTGGTCGGTGAGGTCCTGCGCCGCGAACGCCGGGCCCAGGAGCGGACCCTCAAGGAGGTCGCCGACGAGGCCCGGATCTCCCTGCCCTACCTGTCCGAGATCGAGCGCGGCCGCAAGGAGGCCTCCTCCGAGGTTCTGGGCGCCGCGGCGCACGCCCTCGGCCTCGGGCTCGGCGACCTGCTGTCCCGCGCCCAGGGCGAGCTGGCGCGGCGGGCACGCCGGAACGCCGCACCGCACCGGCCGTACGACGGGCTGTGCATGGCCGCCTGA
- a CDS encoding geranyl diphosphate 2-C-methyltransferase encodes MTTAPTRTAPAPIPAQSTYQTRVADYWNAEENPVNLELGRIDDLYHHHYGIGDADRSVLEEADPERRRQLVTAELHRLEQAQAELLAGRLGPLSPTDRVFDAGCGRGGGSVVAHLRYGCHADGVTISAKQAGFANEQARVRGIDDRVRYHHRNMLDTGFETGAYAASWNNESTMYVELDLLFAEHARLLRRGGRYVVITGCYNDTYGRASREVSLINAHYICDIHPRSEYFRAMARNRLVPVHVEDLTAATIPYWELRKEADHLVTGIEDTFLDAYRNGSFQYLLIAADRV; translated from the coding sequence TTGACCACCGCCCCCACCCGGACGGCGCCGGCCCCGATCCCGGCCCAGTCCACGTACCAGACCCGCGTCGCGGACTACTGGAACGCCGAGGAGAACCCGGTCAACCTCGAGCTCGGCAGGATCGACGACCTGTACCACCATCACTACGGCATCGGTGACGCCGACCGGTCGGTGCTGGAGGAGGCCGACCCGGAGCGGCGCCGACAGCTCGTCACCGCCGAACTGCACCGTCTGGAGCAGGCCCAGGCCGAACTGCTCGCCGGCCGGCTCGGACCGCTCTCCCCCACCGACCGGGTCTTCGACGCCGGGTGCGGGCGCGGCGGCGGCAGCGTCGTGGCCCACCTGCGGTACGGCTGCCACGCCGACGGGGTCACGATCTCCGCGAAGCAGGCCGGGTTCGCCAACGAGCAGGCCCGCGTGCGGGGCATCGACGACCGGGTGCGCTACCACCACCGCAACATGCTCGACACCGGGTTCGAGACGGGCGCGTACGCGGCCTCCTGGAACAACGAGTCCACCATGTACGTCGAGCTGGACCTGCTCTTCGCCGAGCACGCCCGGCTGCTGCGCCGGGGCGGCCGGTACGTGGTGATCACCGGCTGCTACAACGACACCTACGGCCGGGCGTCCCGCGAGGTCTCGCTGATCAACGCCCACTACATCTGCGACATCCACCCGCGCTCGGAGTACTTCCGGGCGATGGCCCGCAACCGTCTCGTCCCGGTCCACGTCGAGGATCTGACCGCCGCGACGATCCCGTACTGGGAGCTGCGCAAGGAGGCCGACCATCTGGTCACCGGCATCGAGGACACCTTCCTCGACGCCTACCGCAACGGCAGCTTCCAGTACCTGCTGATCGCGGCCGACCGGGTCTGA
- a CDS encoding tyrosinase family protein, translating into MTVRKNQAALTADEKRRFTGAVLELKRSGRYDAFVRTHNAFIMADTDTGARTGHRSPSFLPWHRRFLLDFERALQSVDPSVALPYWDWSTDRTVRAALWAPDFLGGTGRASDGRVMDGPFAAAAGEWPVSVRVDGRTFLRRSLGAGVRELPTRAEVESVLSIRTYDMPPYNSASDGFRNHLEGWRGVNLHNRVHVWVGGQMATGVSPNDPVFWLHHAFVDKLWAEWRRRHPDAGYVPTGGTPDVVDLDETMKPWNDVRPADLLDHTAFYTFDDE; encoded by the coding sequence ATGACCGTACGCAAGAACCAGGCCGCCCTGACCGCCGACGAGAAGCGGCGCTTCACCGGCGCCGTCCTCGAACTCAAGCGCAGCGGACGCTATGACGCGTTCGTCCGCACCCACAACGCCTTCATCATGGCCGACACCGACACCGGTGCACGCACCGGCCACCGCTCGCCGTCCTTCCTGCCCTGGCACCGCAGATTCCTGCTCGACTTCGAGCGGGCGCTGCAGTCGGTGGACCCCTCCGTGGCGCTGCCCTACTGGGACTGGAGCACGGACCGCACGGTGCGCGCCGCGCTGTGGGCGCCGGACTTCCTCGGCGGGACCGGGCGCGCCTCGGACGGCCGGGTGATGGACGGCCCGTTCGCCGCGGCCGCCGGCGAGTGGCCGGTCAGCGTGCGCGTGGACGGCCGTACGTTCCTGCGCCGTTCGCTCGGCGCGGGCGTGCGCGAGCTGCCGACGCGGGCGGAGGTGGAGTCGGTGCTGTCGATACGGACGTACGACATGCCGCCGTACAACAGTGCCTCGGACGGCTTCCGCAACCATCTGGAGGGCTGGCGCGGGGTCAATCTGCACAACCGCGTCCATGTGTGGGTGGGCGGCCAGATGGCCACCGGGGTCTCCCCCAACGACCCGGTGTTCTGGCTGCACCACGCCTTCGTCGACAAGCTGTGGGCCGAGTGGCGGCGCCGCCACCCCGACGCGGGCTACGTGCCGACCGGGGGCACGCCGGACGTCGTCGACCTGGACGAGACGATGAAGCCGTGGAACGACGTGCGCCCGGCGGACCTGCTGGACCACACCGCGTTCTACACCTTCGACGACGAGTGA
- a CDS encoding family 2B encapsulin nanocompartment shell protein produces MSTPDSATGSALDEPAPDPAADGSLTSLSTRAARQLTTTTKSEPQMQAITSRWLLKSLPWVDVKGGAYRVNRRLQLRTGRGRVHFEQNGADDIRVIPETLTELTILRGYDDLDVLREIAGRFRSREIRAGQVLFEAGQPVTEAYLVVHGRFTRFTSGKYGDEEIIGVVSDGDQMGDEAVGQTDPLWLTSVRAETACVVLALPWAVVEEFTDRVPSLAAHLEAYVERQHRPMNRKGEADVPVQAGHVGEQTLPGGFVDYELAPREYELSLTQTVLRVHTRVADLYNDPMDQTAQQLRLTIEEIRERQEWELVNNREFGLLHNVDYGQRISTFTGPPTPDDMDELLSMRRKTRVFLAHPKAIAAFFRQCNRRGLVPGTTSVDGHEVPAWRGVPIFPCSKIPVAGDHTSSIIALRTGEADQGVVGLYQTGIPEEHQPGLNVRFMGIDSAAIINYLVTAYYSLAILVPDAAGILENVQIGRTAE; encoded by the coding sequence GTGTCCACACCGGACAGTGCCACCGGTTCCGCCCTCGACGAACCCGCCCCCGACCCGGCCGCCGACGGCTCGCTCACCAGTCTCAGCACCCGGGCGGCACGTCAGCTCACCACCACGACCAAGTCCGAACCCCAGATGCAGGCCATCACCTCGCGATGGCTGCTGAAGTCGCTGCCGTGGGTGGACGTCAAGGGCGGCGCCTACCGGGTCAACCGGCGCCTCCAGCTGCGTACCGGGCGCGGCCGAGTGCACTTCGAGCAGAACGGGGCCGACGACATCCGGGTCATCCCCGAGACGCTGACCGAGCTGACGATCCTGCGCGGCTACGACGACCTGGACGTGCTGCGGGAGATCGCCGGCCGGTTCCGGTCCCGGGAGATCCGCGCCGGGCAGGTGCTGTTCGAGGCCGGGCAGCCCGTCACGGAGGCCTATCTGGTCGTGCACGGCCGGTTCACCCGGTTCACCAGCGGCAAGTACGGCGACGAGGAGATCATCGGGGTCGTCTCCGACGGCGACCAGATGGGCGACGAGGCGGTCGGCCAGACCGACCCGCTGTGGCTGACCTCGGTCCGCGCCGAGACCGCCTGCGTGGTGCTCGCGCTGCCCTGGGCCGTGGTCGAGGAGTTCACCGACCGGGTGCCCTCGCTCGCGGCCCATCTGGAGGCGTACGTCGAGCGGCAGCACCGGCCGATGAACCGCAAGGGCGAGGCCGACGTCCCGGTGCAGGCCGGGCACGTCGGCGAACAGACCCTGCCCGGCGGCTTCGTCGACTACGAACTCGCGCCGCGCGAGTACGAGTTGTCCCTGACCCAGACCGTGCTGCGCGTCCACACCCGGGTCGCCGACCTCTACAACGACCCGATGGACCAGACCGCCCAGCAGCTGCGGCTGACCATCGAGGAGATCCGCGAGCGCCAGGAGTGGGAGCTGGTCAACAACCGGGAGTTCGGGCTGCTGCACAACGTGGACTACGGGCAGCGGATCAGCACCTTCACCGGCCCGCCCACCCCGGACGACATGGACGAACTGCTGTCGATGCGCCGCAAGACCCGGGTGTTCCTCGCCCACCCGAAGGCGATCGCCGCCTTCTTCCGGCAGTGCAACCGGCGCGGACTGGTACCCGGCACCACCAGCGTCGACGGGCACGAGGTGCCCGCCTGGCGCGGGGTGCCGATCTTCCCGTGCAGCAAGATCCCGGTCGCCGGCGACCACACCAGCAGCATCATCGCGCTGCGCACCGGCGAGGCCGACCAGGGTGTCGTCGGCCTCTACCAGACCGGCATCCCGGAGGAGCACCAGCCCGGACTGAACGTCCGCTTCATGGGCATCGACTCCGCCGCGATCATCAACTACCTCGTCACGGCCTACTACTCGCTGGCGATCCTCGTGCCGGACGCGGCGGGGATCCTGGAGAACGTCCAGATCGGCCGGACGGCCGAGTGA